The nucleotide window TTTGATGAAAGCGAAGCTAACCGCATGAAGCGGCTGGCCGACGGACTTCCCCCTCAGGGAGAGATGGATGAGCGGATCAATCAGCTCACCTATCTAGCCGGTACCGGCGACAAAATCTCCGAGCTTCAGCTTAAGCAAGTACTGGAGAAGAAACGACTCACCCTTGAAGGTAAGCCCCCGGAACCGTGGCGGCCCGCTACCCAAACACAGCGGCAGCGCGCGTAACTCCAAATCCGTAGCCAATTACCCATTGGCTACCAACAAAAAAGAACCAGCACTCTGGTTCTTTTTTGTTCTCAAACTTTTACCGTTTGATCTCGGTAAAACCTGTATACGGAATAAGGGCGTCTGGGATTTGAATAGACCCGTCTTCGCGTTGGTAGTTTTCCAAGATTGCCACCAAGATACGCGGCGAAGCCAGGGTAGTGTTGTTGAGCGTGTGTACAAACTGCGTCCCCTCTTCGCCCTTGAACCGGATTCCTAGTGAGCGGGCCTGCCAATCTGTGTCGTTGGAGCAGGAGTGTGTCTCACCATATTTGCCCATGCCTGGCATCCAGGTTTCAATGTCCCATTTCTTAGCCTGCGGATGTCCAAGGTCGCCACTGCAGTTCAAGACAACCTGGTAGTGCAGGCCAAGGAACTGGAGCATCTCTTCTGCCACTGCAAGCAGGCGACGGTGTTCCTCTTCCGACTCTTCGGGGCGGACAAGGGAAACCATTTCCACCTTTTGGAACTGGTGGACACGGTAGAGGCCGCGGGTCTCTTTGCCGTACGTCCCTGCTTCACGGCGGTAGCAGGTAGAGATACCAGCATAGCGAAGCGGGAGCTCTGTTGCTGCCAAAACCTCACCTGCCCGGTAGTTAACCAACCCAATTTCCGCTGTACCGGCTAAGTAAAGTTCGTCGCGCCCTACATAATATGCATCACCCATCTCTGCGTCTTCGGGTGAAGAAAAGTGCCCGGCGCCGTAAAAGGCTTCCTTACGAGCCAAGTTAGGCACCGTCATAAGGGTAAAACCATGCGAACGCAGGATGTCCAACGACCAGCGCATAACCGCTTGCTCCAAGATCACCAACTCATTCTTGAGATAGTAGAATTTCTGACCGGCCACTTTGGCGCCACGCTCCATATCCAAGAGATCCAGGGAGATGGCAAGTTCTTCGTGGTTCTTAACAGGGAAACCAAAGTCCTCCCGTTTACCCTCGGTCCGGATGACGACGTTTTCCTTGTCGGTTGCACCGGTTGGCACTTCATCGTCAGGAATATTGGGAATCTGGCGGTGGAGCACCAGAATGCGCTCTTCCAACTCAGATAGGGCGTGCTCGCTGTTCTTTACATTGTCGGAAAGGGTGCGGAGGCTTTCGCGCAAATTCTCGCGCTGCTCAGGGGTGGCCTGGGCCATCTCACCTGATTTAGCATTGAGCTCTGCCTGCGCTTGTTCAGTCTCGTTCCGCAAGGTGCGGCGCTCCGCGTCCAACACCAAAAGCTCGTCTAACACCGCCTGGTCACACCCCTTGCGGGCCATGCCGGCACGGACACGGTCCGCTTCATCCCTAATTCGTTTGATATCTAGCATGGATACATGGTGCCAGATCTGGACACATTTGCCAATTTTGGATAATGTGCGCACACTATTGTGAGAGGTACAACGATGTACATTTTAAAAAAGCCCTTGTTCAAAGAAGACTGGTGGGTTGGTCTCGTCAGAATCGCACTCATCCTCTTCTGCATCGCCTTCTTCGTGGCGATCTTCCTCTTCCCCATCCTCTTGGTTGGCGTCGTGGTTTCCGCGATCACCATGGGATACTACATGCACAAGGCTCCCGTCATGTCATGGGAGTACGAAACAGACGAGTACGACTCGGGCTTCCTCCAGCACGTCCAGGACACTGAACGTCTCAAAGCAG belongs to Verrucomicrobiia bacterium and includes:
- the serS gene encoding serine--tRNA ligase; the protein is MLDIKRIRDEADRVRAGMARKGCDQAVLDELLVLDAERRTLRNETEQAQAELNAKSGEMAQATPEQRENLRESLRTLSDNVKNSEHALSELEERILVLHRQIPNIPDDEVPTGATDKENVVIRTEGKREDFGFPVKNHEELAISLDLLDMERGAKVAGQKFYYLKNELVILEQAVMRWSLDILRSHGFTLMTVPNLARKEAFYGAGHFSSPEDAEMGDAYYVGRDELYLAGTAEIGLVNYRAGEVLAATELPLRYAGISTCYRREAGTYGKETRGLYRVHQFQKVEMVSLVRPEESEEEHRRLLAVAEEMLQFLGLHYQVVLNCSGDLGHPQAKKWDIETWMPGMGKYGETHSCSNDTDWQARSLGIRFKGEEGTQFVHTLNNTTLASPRILVAILENYQREDGSIQIPDALIPYTGFTEIKR